The nucleotide sequence TACGATCCATAACACCTGGTGCTGGAGATTCAATCGGACGAGTTTTACCTGTTTCAATGGCACCTTTTCCGTCGATTGCTTGGCCAAGTGGATTTACTACACGTCCTAGTAATTCCTCCCCAACAGGCACTTCCATAATACGACCAGTACGTTTTACTTCATCTCCTTCACGAATTTCCGTGTAAGGACCTAAGATTACGATACCGACATTGTTTTCCTCTAAGTTCTGTGCCATACCCATGACACCATTTGAAAATTCAACGAGCTCCCCAGCCATTACATTATCAAGGCCGTGCGCACGTGCAATACCGTCACCAATCTCGATAACTGTACCAACATCAGAAACTTGAATATCTGATTGATAATTTTCAATCTGCTGTTTAATCAGTGAACTGATTTCTTCAGCTTTTATGCTCATGCCATTTCACCCCTATCATCCTTAATTAGCTGACACTATGCTTCGCTCTAATCGAGTGAGCTTACCTGAAATCGATCCATCATAAATCGTGTTCCCAACTCTAATCTTGATTCCACCGATAATGCTTGGATCTACAATATTTTCGATTTTTAACACGTTGATGTTTAGCTTTTTAGCAAACACCTTAGAAATTTCTTCTTGTTCATCAATGGATAACTCACGAACGGAATAAACTTTTGCTTCTGCAATGCCCTTCTGTTCGTTTGCTAATTGAATGAAGTGTGAGATCACATCCGGAATAATTTCTTCACGGTGACGATCTACAAGAATAAATAATGTATGAATCACTTCACTAGAGAAGTCCTTTAACGATTCCTTTAGAAGGTTCTTTTTATCAGAAGCACTTACTTTCGGATTCGTTAGAAAGGTTAGAAGCTCTGGGCTTTGTTTTACAATTTGATCCAAAGCTCGAATTTCTTCCTCCAACTCTACTAAGCGAGATTTTTCTTGTGCAAGTTGAAAAAGAGCATCGGCATAACGCTTGGAAACTACTGCTTCACTCATCGCTCTTCTCCTACCTCTTTAATATATTCGGAAATCAATTTCTCTTGATCTTGTGCACTAATCTCTTTTTCAATTACTTTAGTAGCAATTTGTACAGAGAGTGTTGCCACTTGATCTTGAAGGGCTTGGATTGCTTTTTCTTTCTCGTTGTTGATGTCTTCTTGAGCCGCTTCTTTTATACGATCTGCTTCTTTACGAGCAGAAGCAATGATATCTTGTTCTTGCTTTTGACCAGCTTTTTTCGCCTCTTCAATGATAGCTTGTGCTTCTTGACGAGTTTGTTTTAATTGCTCGTTTGCTTCACGAGAAGCACGCTCTGCTTCTTGGCGATTTTTTTCAGCTGTTTCAATTTCGTTTGCAATATGGTCTTCCCTTTGTTTCATGACATTCATCAATGGTCCCCACGCAAATTTGCGAAGTAGGGCTAGTAATACTAGGAAGAAAAATAGTTGAACTAGCATGTCTCCCGTTAGTAGACCACCAATTCCACCACCAGCTTGTATCGTCAACCAACCTGTTAATGATTGCACAGATTTCACTCCTTTCGAAACAACGCAATAAATTCTAAAGAATTACTCCAGCTTTTTCCTTTGCGAATAGGTTCCTAATCGTAAAGGAATGGCGAAAGTTCAACTAAGTTTGACCTTCGCCATTTGCATATAAAATCTGTTACATCACGATTAGTGCGATTACAACAGCGATGATCGGCATTGCCTCTACTAGACCGATACCAATAAACATTGTTGTTTGAAGTGCACTGCGCAATTCTGGTTGACGCGCAATCCCTTCTACTGTACGACTTACGATTAAACCGTTACCAATACCAGCACCAAGTGCCGCTAATCCTACTGCTATTGCAGCTGCTAAAGCTCCCATAATGAAAATCCTCCTCATAATATATAAAAATTTAATTTGTTTCCCCTATGAACTTGGAGTGTCAATTACTTTCAACTGACATCCGTCAGCAGGGTTGAAACCTCACTGGCGGAAGTTTCGAAAAAATATTATTAATGGTCACTGCTCACTTTGTGAGACATATAAACCATTGTTAACATAGTGAAAATGAATGCTTGAATGGCACCTACGAATAAACTGAATCCTTGCCAAGCTAGCATCGGAATCGCACCACCTAGGAATCCAACGACACCTGAAGCGGCTAAACCTGCAAGCATCGTTAAAAGTACCTCACCTGCATAAATGTTACCGAAAAGACGAAGTCCTAACGTTAACGTATTAGAAAACTCCTCCAGTAATTTTACTGGGAATAAGAACCACATTGGGCGGAAATAATCTTTCCCGTATTCTTTGACACCTTTTACTTTAATCCCATAGTAATGAGTTAAAACGATAACCATAGCAGATAGTGTCAACGTAATACCTGGATCCGAAGTCGGTGACTTCCACCATAGTTGATGATGACTATCGGTCACCATGAAGGCTACCCCAAGTAAGTTACTGATAAAAATGTAGGTAATCAAAGTTAACCCCAATGGAAGAAAGGTTTTACCCGTTTTCCAATCCATTGTATCTCCAATAATTCCTTTTACGAAATCAATAACCCATTCCATAAAATTCTGGAGACCCGTCGGCTTCATTTGAAGCCTTCTTGAAGCTGCTACACCTAAGATAAAAACAATCAGAGATGCAATCGCAATCATCAATACATTAGATAGGTTAAAATCTAACCAAGATATTCCAAACACATCGAGAGCCAAAGGTTTTTCATGTTCCAAATCTTTCACCCCTCTTCCTTATGCAAATCTCTTGATTTAAGTAGTGCAAAATCTATCATAATAACAACATAAGCTGTCATTAATCCTATAATTACTGCTATAAGATGGAAGTATTCCTCAAAGCGTAGAGCGATTAAAGCGGCGGCTGCGCCAGATGCTAATCGCGTAAAAGTGCCAATGCCTCGCATTTGACGATTTTGAATGGTAGCTAATCCTAGCTGATTGATCTTTCGTTGCATAAGCCATAAATTGTAAAAGCTTATAACGGTTCCAAGGAGAAGTCCGAGGAAGATACGTGGATATGGTGTAAACCCCGCACCTACAACTAAAAGCGATAGAAGGTAGAACATCCATTTTCGTTGACGGGTTATCATACTATCATATTGATTCATATCTTATCCCCCGTATGTACAAATAGAAGTTCTTTCACATAGCATGATTTTACATGTACCAGAAATACGTAGAATAATCTTCCAAATATCTGTGATTTTTCCTATGTAACCCCTTACTATGCTCATCCTAAAATAGCATACAATAGGGGTTGTCCAATGTCAATCTGTACGTTTATAGAATTTCCGGAACAATCAAACTACAAAATATGTATAAGTTGTGTGCATAGTCACAATCATTATACTCGAAAAAAGTTGGTTTGATTTCGACAACTTTGTGACATTACAAAAACTTAACGAAGAGTGGAATGCACCTATTTCTCGCATCCCACTTTCTTCCATTAATTAGTTGTTTTGAATTTCCAATGGTACCTGCTTGTAATAGGTCATGCCATCCTTCATCGTGACGGTGATATTCGCTAAATAACTCCCACCATTACCGACGTTCCGTTCATCCATTACTCCTTCAGTCAAACCTTCTCCAAGTTCTTCTAAATGGATTAGTGTTCTATTGAACTGTAGCGTGTTTGGATTGTATAAATCAACTGTAACACCCTCAGCGCCAGCTGGTAAATATAACCGATACTCATACTTCCCATCCGAGAATGCCTCCATCCCAAATTCAAAGCCCATTATTTTCGGGAAATTAGCGTTCTTATTTACAAATAGATACGGAAGCTCAAAGCTTTGATTATCTGTTTTCAAGGTCAACCATCCTTGTTGTATGCCTTCCTGCAATTGAGTCGTTGTTACATCTAATTGAATCGGAACCGTCTTTGTCTGGCCAGCTTTTATCGTAAAGCTCATTGGAAAATGCCAACGAAGCCCTTGCTTTTGGTCCGGCAAATTAAAATGATAAGTCTGGTCTTTGTTCGAAACATTTTCAATCTCTAGCTTATAGGAAACATCTTCCTTCATCTCCTCAAGCTTACCAAGGGAAAGCAAAGGGTTATGAATGATTGTCTTCGTCTCAATCGCTTCGTCTATTCGCATTCTTCCCATTCCTTGATCGATTGGGTCATAGCGACCTCCCGTTTTGTCCTCTATTGGAAGTGCCGTTGTTAATAGAGCTCCTTTTATCTGTTCTGGTGACCATTTCGGATGTGCTTGCTTCACAAGCGCTGCCCCTCCAGCGACGTGCGGTGCTGCCATACTCGTACCTTGTAGCTCTTGATAGCCTCCTGGAACGGTACTGTTAATCGCAGCTCCTGGAGCTACTATTTCTGGTTTGATGTCCCACGAGACTGTAACTGGGCCACGTGAACTGAAGGAAGCCATCCTATCCTGTGATGTCTCATATATGGTGTCTATCCATTGGTTTTCCTCTACCATATTTTTCATTAACCACTCTCCATCCCTTTTTGAAAGAGAGGCTACTGGTATTTTTATCTCTTTTTCTTTGTCATTGAGCCCACCTTGAAAGGGACCCTTTTCATTATTAAAAATGAGGACAGCTTTCGCTCCAGCTTCCTCTGCTTTTCTCGCCTTTTCTTCGAATGGTATTTCCCCACGTTCCATTAGCACGATTTTTCCTCGGGCATGTTCAATGTCTTCCTTACCGATTCCACCATAAACAATCTGATACTTTTTTTGAAGATTCCAAGCAACAGACCCCATCAATGTTGTAAGAGGGATTTTCTTATCTGTAAAGGAATCAAATAGGTAAGGAGACTTTAGTGGAGGGGTAGAAGCTCCTACGGATATAGCTTTATCGGAGGTAGCTGGTGAACCAACAGTCCAGTTATTCGGCCCAGCGTTTCCATTTGCAATAACCATGGTGACTCCTTTTTCAATTGCCTTGTTTACAGCAATCGTAGTCGGCCAATCCGGCCCATTTACTGTATTTCCTAGGGACATATTAATGACATCCATTCCATCATCGACTGCTTTTTCTAAAGCTGCGATGACTTGAACAGATGTCCCCATGCCACCAGGCCCCAACGCTCGATAGCCGTAAAGCTCGGCATTAGGAGCTATTCCTTTCATTTTTCCGTTGGCAGCAATAATCCCAGAGACATGTGTTCCGTGTAAAGTCGGTTTCCCTTGTTCAGGCAAAGTTTCCATCGGTTCCTCATCTAGGTCGACTAGATCATATCCTCCCTCGTAACTGGAGGCTAAATCTGGATGCGTGTAATCCACTCCTGTGTCAATGACGCCGACTTTGACTCCTTCTCCATCGTACTTTACGGGTTCATCCAGGGAAGAGGAGGGAGCTTTTAAAAACGGAATACTTGTATTCACATTCATGGTTTTATATGTGCGAACTGGATAAGAATTTTCTATATCCTCCATGAGCGTAATCTCTTCGATGTCTCGCTTGTCCCCTTTTAACGCGATAGCATTTAAAAGGGTATCATACACTTCCACCACTTCCACGAATGGGTGATGATCTTCTATGTATGCTTTGTGTTGGTAGGGATTCCCACTCACTTCCACAATGACAGAAGTTTGGTCAGATTCTACTTGGCTTTTCGCGTTTATAGGAACAAATCCCATTAGTAAGGTTAAAGCTACGGTTAGTTTTGCGAACTTCCACATAGAATCCTCTCCTCATGTTTTTTAGTTCTTAGTGTCTGTTGGAGGAGAGAATTCCATACATAAAAAGAAAAAGCCTAGAGAAAATCTCTAGACTTTGTGTACTTCTTATTTCGTTCCAAACAAGCGATCGCCAGCATCACCAAGACCTGGGACGATGTAGCCTTTTTCATTTAGTTTTTCATCTAGTGCGGCCAAATAAATGTCCACATCTGGGTGCTCTTCTTGAATGACTTTTACTCCTTCTGGTGCCGCGATTAAGCACATCAGCTTAATATTGTTTGCTCCACGCTTTTTCAAGGAGTGAATCGCGTCATTTGCTGATCCCCCTGTTGCAAGCATCGGATCAATGACAATAAGCTCTCTTTCTTCAATATCAGAAGGCAGCTTAATATAATACTCTACCGGCTTTAACGTTTCTGGGTCGCGGTACAAACCAACATGTCCTACTTTAGCAGCTGGAATTAAACGTAGGATTCCATCTACCATTCCTAATCCAGCACGAAGAATCGGAACTAGTCCAATTTTTTTACCTGAAAGAATTTTCGTTTTAGCTGTTGTAACTGGTGTATCAATCGTAATTTCTTCTAACGGCATGTCTCTTGTTATTTCAAACGCCATGAGGCCTGCCACTTCGTCGACTAACTCACGGAATTCTTTTGTTCCTGTACTCTTCTTTCTTATGTATGTTATCTTATGCTGAATTAACGGATGATCTAACACATATACATTACCCAAGACCCGATCACTCCTTAAAATTTTTACATCTTCAAAATTGTACTGAAAATAAGAGACTCTTTCAAGCCTAATATTTGCTTGATTACTCTTTTACATTCCTACATGTAAAAATACCCCTACCACTAGAAACGTGGCGAGGGGTTTTAATTCTTATTGATAGAGAGGGAATCGACTAGTTAATGCCTCTACTCGATCCTGTACTTCTTTTAGCTTTGCTTCGTCTTCATGATTTTTTAAAGTGGTGGCAATGATGGAAGCAATCTCATCCATTTCTTCCAAGCCAAATCCTCTCGTCGTTACAGCTGCTGTACCGATACGTACACCGCTTGTTACAAACGGACTTTCTGGATCGAATGGGATCGTATTTTTATTCGTCGTTACTCCAACATCATCTAATGCTTTTTCTGCCACTTTACCAGTTAAGTTCAATGGACGTACATCTAATAAAAGTAAGTGGTTATCCGTTCCACCAGATACGATGCGAATGCCTTCGTTTTGTAATGCTTCACTTAAGCGTTGGGCATTGTCAATAATTTGCTTCGCGTAGGCTTTGAAGTCCTCGGATAATGCTTCTTTCAACGCCACTGCTTTCGCAGCAATCACGTGCATTAACGGGCCACCTTGAATACCTGGAAAGATTGATTTATCGATTTGCTTCGCAAACTCTTCTTTACAAAGAATCATTCCACCACGTGGTCCACGTAACGTTTTATGCGTCGTTGTTGTTACAAAATCTGCATAAGGTACTGGACTTGGATGGTGTCCTGTTGCCACAAGACCAGCGATATGCGCCATATCTACCATTAAGTATGCGCCTACTACATCAGCAATTTCACGGAACTTTTGGAAGTCTATCTTACGAGGATAAGCACTAGCTCCAGCAACGATTAGCTTTGGTTTCACTTCTTTTGCCTTGTTTAAGATGTCTACATAATTTAGTTGTTCGGTTTCTTGGTCCACGCCATATTCTACGAAGTTATAAAGCTTTCCACTGAAGTTCACCGGACTACCGTGTGTTAAATGTCCACCATGGCTTAGGTTCATCCCTAAAACGGTATCACCCGGCTCTAGCACGGAAAAATATACAGCCATGTTTGCTTGTGCTCCAGAGTGTGGTTGCACGTTAACGTGATCGGCACCAAATAATTCTTTAGCACGGTCACGAGCAAGATTTTCAGCTACGTCCACATACTCACAGCCACCATAATACCTTTTGCCCGGATAGCCTTCTGCATATTTATTGGTTAATACAGAGCCTTGCGCTTCCATTACCGCTTCGGTTACGAAGTTTTCCGATGCAATCAGTTCAATCTTGTCATTTTGACGCTTTCTTTCGTCTTCCATTGCTTGAAAAAGTTCTGGATCGAATTGTTTTACGTGTTCCATCGTAGAATCCCCCTGTACGTGTAATAATTTATATAGACACATGTAAACATGTTTCTCCCTAAATGCGTAAGACTATCTCATCTGATTATCTGGGTATTCAGCCCGTTTTCCACCTATTAACTTCGGTCTTGTTCGAGCTGTATTCACTCGTGCATGGCCAACATATCTCTGCTTGAAACGAAGTGGAATCGCAACTGGTTTTAGATGCATGCCAATCATCGTTTCCCCGATATCCATCCCCGCATCTGCTACAATACTTTCTACTAACACGGGATCTTGAAACTGTTTAAAGGCGTACGAAGCCATCGATCCCCCTGCAGTTGGAACGGGAACAGCCGTTACTTCTGTTAATCCTCTTCTTATCGCCGTTTCTCTTTCCACAACAATCGCTCTATTTAAGTGCTCGCAGCATTGGTAGGCTACTTCTATGCCTGTTTGTTGTTTCAGCTGATCGATTTTATCAAAAATAATAGTAGCGATTTCTTCACTTCCGGATGTCCCAATTCGTTGTCCTGCCACTTCGCTCGTCGAGCAACCGACGACAAATAGTTGACCAGCCTTTAAGTAATCACTCCTCAGCCACTCCTCCACAATGCTAGCAAGTTCAACGGACCACTTTTCTAAGTCAAGATTACTCATTAGAAATCCCTACTTTTCCTCGTATTCACTAATCTTGTTGATTCGGTTTTCGTGGCGACCAGCTTGGAATTCTGTGTGTAACCATGTTTTCACGATTTCTACCGCGAGCCCAGGACCAATCACACGCTCGCCCATCGTAATCATGTTTGAGTTATTGTGCTCCCTCGTCGCTTTTGCACTGAACACATCATGCACTAGAGCTGCACGAATTCCTTTTACCTTGTTTGCGCTAATCGACATTCCAATGCCAGTTCCGCAAATTAAAATTCCTTTATCAAATTCTCCACTAGCAACCCTTTCCGCTGCTGGAATAGCGTAGTCTGGATAATCAACAGAATCCTCACAATCACAACCAATATCCTCAAAGTCAATATTGGATTCCTTTAAAAGGTTCGCAATTTCTTGACGTAAATTTACTCCACCATGATCTGAAGCTAGAATCACTCGCATGGATGAAACCCCCATTCTTATTTTTCTTGGTTCTCTATTTTCTCAACAAGTAAATCAATATACGTTTCTAATTCCACTAATGTTTGTTGATAAACAGGAAGACTTCCTCCGAATGGATCGGAAATATCCAAATTAGGTAAGCTATTTTCTAATTGTTGAATCTCCCTTAATTCCGTACTAAGTTTATCATACATTTGATCATTCGTTAGGAATTTTCCTTCTTTATTAATAATGTTTGCACGTTTTTCTTCTAAAGCCGCATAAGCCTGCTTGAGTTGTTCCCATGCCTCTGATTTTCCTTCTAACACATATTCCTTTAACGTGTAAATTTTATCATAGTAATCAGGGAATTGAGACACTAAAGACTGTTTATGCTGTGTAGTCATTGTTAAAATAATATCTGCCCAGTGCAAATTCTCAGCTGTAGTAGGCTGGGATTGATGATCGAGTGTAATCCCTTTTTCTAAAAGTGTGTCAACCGTGCCTTGTGAAGGGCGCTGTCCTAACCCAGCAAAAATCCCGCCAGATTGAACTTCAAAATCTGGACGTTTCTTTCTTAACAAAGCCTCAGCCATCGGGCTTCTGCACGTATTTCCGGTACAAACAAATAATATTCTCATGAAGTCGTCCTCCAGAACGGTCTCTTTGTGAAAAACTATATCATATCCTTCCCACCGCGACAAAGAAAGATGTATGGGTATTGGTTGATCTGGATGTGCTGGCGGAATGGATGGGGATGGGTGTTAGACTCGGAAGCGCCTGATTATTTAAGAATGGAGGTTAAACATGCCGTAAACGTCAAAAAGCCAAGAGCAACTGCTCCTGACTTTTATCCAAAAATAATTCGGAGCCCAAAGGCACATAAAATACTGCCACCTAATAGCTCACTATAAATGCCCAGCAACCCTCGCGCTTTCCTGCCTAATAATAGACCTGTCCAGGTTAGAAGCATGCTAAAAAAACCAAAGAGCGCTAACGCAAGTGCAACTTGCACTCCTGACATCCCGAGGCTTAATCCAACGGAAAAGCTATCCAGGCTAACGCTTATGGAAAAAATAGCTAGTCCAAAGCCTACAGGACTTAAAATTTGTTTATCTTCGTGATTAAAGGAGGAAAGAATCATTTGGACCCCTATCGCGATGAGTAGGAGACCTCCCCCGATAATGGCAAATCCTTCAATTTTGGTCGAGATAAATTGACCAATCATAATTCCTAGAAAAGGCATAGCGATATGGAAAAATCCTACCGTTATCCCGATCATAGCAATTCGCTTTAGACGTAAGGCTTGCATTCCCATTCCTAGCCCTACAGAAAATGCATCCATGCCTAACGCAATTGCCATAAAGCAAAGGGAAATAAATTCCCCGATCTGCAAACCCGGCATACTGCCAACCCCTCTCTGGACATGCTAGTTAACTATATGCGTGAGAGGGATTGAATATGTCAGAGTAACTGGGTTCATCGTTTTAAAGTACCTACGGATAAATCTATCCTATTTGTTTTGTCGCAGCTTTTGTTAGACGATTCATGATAGCCTGACCGACCCCGTCGTATGGAAAGCTTTCACAAAGAATCACATCAAAATCCTGTTCTTTGAAATGACGAAGAGCGTCGTATAGGTGGCGAGCAACTTCTTCTAAATGGTTTCGTGATCCGACCATTTGGATATCCGGGGCAACTAGCTGATCTGCATATTCCTTACTTACGATGACCGCTACTTTTTTTCCTTTTTGTTGGAAGGCATCAATCTGATTTTGTATGGCTTGTGCATCTCCCTGTACTAGATAAAGTGGGACTTCGGGAGCATAATGGGTATATTTCATTCCTGGTGACCTTGGACGTAGGGACTCATCGGCTAATCCAGGGTCTACCATAACCGGTCCAATTAAGCTTTCTATATCTTCTTTTGTGATGCCTCCTGGTCTGAGAATGACCGGAATCTCCCCCGTACAATCAATAACAGTAGATTCAACCCCAACAGAGGTAGGTCCCCCGTCTAGCAATGCCGCAATTCTACCATTTAAATCTTCATAAACGTGATTTGCTGTGGTTGGGCTTGGTTTCCCTGATTGGTTCGCACTAGGTGCGGCAAGAGGTAGATTACAAGCCTGCAACAGAGCTAATGCAACAGGGTGATCTGGAATTCGAATTCCAACCGTCGATAATCCTGCTGTTACGTTTTTCGCTAATGTCTGATTACTTTCTAATATGATAGTAAGAGGTCCTGGTGTAAACCGTTCGATTAGACGATGCGCCACATCCGGTATTTGTGTTACATATTGCTTCATTTGTTCTCGATTCGCAACATGCACAATTAAAGGGTTATCCGAAGGGCGCCCCTTTGCCTTGAATATTTTAGCAACTGCTTCTTGATTGCGAGCATCCGCTCCAAGTCCATAAACCGTTTCAGTCGGAAAAGCTACTACTTCTCCTTGCTTTAAGAGCTCACTAGCCAATTGAATATATTCATCACCCGTCGTCGGATTGTTTATCTTCCAATAGTTTGTTTCTTCTTTCATCATGATCGCCTCAATCTTTTCCTATTAACATGTTATCCACAATTATGAAAGGTTGTTGATTTTTTCGCAAGTGAGTCATGTTATATGCTTTCGGGGAATAGATTCTGCTGGGGTGGGGAAAAACCGGCCCGAGGGGGAATAAACTTTGCCTGTGAGGGAAATTCCTTAATCCAAAGGGGAATATAACTCGCACGAGAGGGAAATTACTCGCCGAAGGGGAATATAACTCGCACGAGAGGGAAATTACTCAATCCGAAGGGGAATATACCCTGCACGAGGGGGAAATTACTCGCCGAAGGGGAATATATCTCGCACGAGAGGGAAATTACTCAATCCGAAGGGGAATATACTCTGCACGAGAGGGAAATTACTCGCCGAAGGGGAATATATCTCGCACGAAAGGGAAATTACTCAATCCGAAGGGGAATATAACTCGCACGGGAGGGAAATTCCTTAATCCGAAGGGGAATATACCCCGCACGAGAGGGAAATACCTTGCCGAAGGGGAATATAACTCGTACGAGAGGGAAATTCCTTAATCCAAAGGGGAATATAACTCGCACGAGAGGGAAATTACTCGCCGAAGGGGAATATACCCCGCACGAGAGGGAAATTACTCAATCCGAAGGGGGATATAACTCGAATGAGAGGAAAATTCCTCACCAAAGGGCAAAAACCCCAATCCGATGGCGAGTAACCAGCCTAACGTCAATATCCAAGCAAGAACGAACGCTTAACACACGAAAAATCCTTCCCAAAAACAGGAAGGATCTCATCTATCCACATTCACACACAAGTTATTCACACCACTTATCCACAAATGTGTATAACTAAGTCTATTTCACTTCTATCTTCCACCAGCTTCCACGGTTCTCTAACAATTCTTCTGCAAATGCCGGGGTGTCCACACGCTTAAAATGAATCATTTGTAATAATGTATCCAGTGTAGTTTGGTGACTATATACAAAAAGGGACTCCCCCTCTTTTTCCTTTGCTAACGCGATGGCAGATTCTAAGATAGCCAAAGGAAAAGTAGCGGGAACGCCTTCCTTCATATATAAGCTTTTTAACCATAATCCGTTGCTTTTCACGGGAGAAAGGGCAAAGTATGCCTTATACGTTCCTTCATGTTCTACAAGATAGCCGTACTGCTTCAGAGATTGTTTTTCTTCAAACTGACTCCACTTTTCTTCGAAGAAATCGTGCAAAACTTTTTCATCTAAACCTGCTGTATCAATGAATTTCAATGGTTCCACTCCCTATCTGCTATGATCACATCTATTTCTAGTATTCTATAGTATGAAATCGATAGGGTGTAATATGCTAGATTTTCTAAATTCGGTTAGAAACCGAGCCATTCAAGCAAGAAGAATTTCACTTCTACC is from Radiobacillus kanasensis and encodes:
- a CDS encoding F0F1 ATP synthase subunit delta, producing MSEAVVSKRYADALFQLAQEKSRLVELEEEIRALDQIVKQSPELLTFLTNPKVSASDKKNLLKESLKDFSSEVIHTLFILVDRHREEIIPDVISHFIQLANEQKGIAEAKVYSVRELSIDEQEEISKVFAKKLNINVLKIENIVDPSIIGGIKIRVGNTIYDGSISGKLTRLERSIVSAN
- the atpF gene encoding F0F1 ATP synthase subunit B gives rise to the protein MQSLTGWLTIQAGGGIGGLLTGDMLVQLFFFLVLLALLRKFAWGPLMNVMKQREDHIANEIETAEKNRQEAERASREANEQLKQTRQEAQAIIEEAKKAGQKQEQDIIASARKEADRIKEAAQEDINNEKEKAIQALQDQVATLSVQIATKVIEKEISAQDQEKLISEYIKEVGEER
- the atpE gene encoding F0F1 ATP synthase subunit C codes for the protein MGALAAAIAVGLAALGAGIGNGLIVSRTVEGIARQPELRSALQTTMFIGIGLVEAMPIIAVVIALIVM
- the atpB gene encoding F0F1 ATP synthase subunit A; this encodes MEHEKPLALDVFGISWLDFNLSNVLMIAIASLIVFILGVAASRRLQMKPTGLQNFMEWVIDFVKGIIGDTMDWKTGKTFLPLGLTLITYIFISNLLGVAFMVTDSHHQLWWKSPTSDPGITLTLSAMVIVLTHYYGIKVKGVKEYGKDYFRPMWFLFPVKLLEEFSNTLTLGLRLFGNIYAGEVLLTMLAGLAASGVVGFLGGAIPMLAWQGFSLFVGAIQAFIFTMLTMVYMSHKVSSDH
- a CDS encoding ATP synthase subunit I, giving the protein MNQYDSMITRQRKWMFYLLSLLVVGAGFTPYPRIFLGLLLGTVISFYNLWLMQRKINQLGLATIQNRQMRGIGTFTRLASGAAAALIALRFEEYFHLIAVIIGLMTAYVVIMIDFALLKSRDLHKEEG
- a CDS encoding S8 family serine peptidase; this translates as MWKFAKLTVALTLLMGFVPINAKSQVESDQTSVIVEVSGNPYQHKAYIEDHHPFVEVVEVYDTLLNAIALKGDKRDIEEITLMEDIENSYPVRTYKTMNVNTSIPFLKAPSSSLDEPVKYDGEGVKVGVIDTGVDYTHPDLASSYEGGYDLVDLDEEPMETLPEQGKPTLHGTHVSGIIAANGKMKGIAPNAELYGYRALGPGGMGTSVQVIAALEKAVDDGMDVINMSLGNTVNGPDWPTTIAVNKAIEKGVTMVIANGNAGPNNWTVGSPATSDKAISVGASTPPLKSPYLFDSFTDKKIPLTTLMGSVAWNLQKKYQIVYGGIGKEDIEHARGKIVLMERGEIPFEEKARKAEEAGAKAVLIFNNEKGPFQGGLNDKEKEIKIPVASLSKRDGEWLMKNMVEENQWIDTIYETSQDRMASFSSRGPVTVSWDIKPEIVAPGAAINSTVPGGYQELQGTSMAAPHVAGGAALVKQAHPKWSPEQIKGALLTTALPIEDKTGGRYDPIDQGMGRMRIDEAIETKTIIHNPLLSLGKLEEMKEDVSYKLEIENVSNKDQTYHFNLPDQKQGLRWHFPMSFTIKAGQTKTVPIQLDVTTTQLQEGIQQGWLTLKTDNQSFELPYLFVNKNANFPKIMGFEFGMEAFSDGKYEYRLYLPAGAEGVTVDLYNPNTLQFNRTLIHLEELGEGLTEGVMDERNVGNGGSYLANITVTMKDGMTYYKQVPLEIQNN
- the upp gene encoding uracil phosphoribosyltransferase; amino-acid sequence: MGNVYVLDHPLIQHKITYIRKKSTGTKEFRELVDEVAGLMAFEITRDMPLEEITIDTPVTTAKTKILSGKKIGLVPILRAGLGMVDGILRLIPAAKVGHVGLYRDPETLKPVEYYIKLPSDIEERELIVIDPMLATGGSANDAIHSLKKRGANNIKLMCLIAAPEGVKVIQEEHPDVDIYLAALDEKLNEKGYIVPGLGDAGDRLFGTK
- the glyA gene encoding serine hydroxymethyltransferase is translated as MEHVKQFDPELFQAMEDERKRQNDKIELIASENFVTEAVMEAQGSVLTNKYAEGYPGKRYYGGCEYVDVAENLARDRAKELFGADHVNVQPHSGAQANMAVYFSVLEPGDTVLGMNLSHGGHLTHGSPVNFSGKLYNFVEYGVDQETEQLNYVDILNKAKEVKPKLIVAGASAYPRKIDFQKFREIADVVGAYLMVDMAHIAGLVATGHHPSPVPYADFVTTTTHKTLRGPRGGMILCKEEFAKQIDKSIFPGIQGGPLMHVIAAKAVALKEALSEDFKAYAKQIIDNAQRLSEALQNEGIRIVSGGTDNHLLLLDVRPLNLTGKVAEKALDDVGVTTNKNTIPFDPESPFVTSGVRIGTAAVTTRGFGLEEMDEIASIIATTLKNHEDEAKLKEVQDRVEALTSRFPLYQ
- a CDS encoding TIGR01440 family protein; amino-acid sequence: MSNLDLEKWSVELASIVEEWLRSDYLKAGQLFVVGCSTSEVAGQRIGTSGSEEIATIIFDKIDQLKQQTGIEVAYQCCEHLNRAIVVERETAIRRGLTEVTAVPVPTAGGSMASYAFKQFQDPVLVESIVADAGMDIGETMIGMHLKPVAIPLRFKQRYVGHARVNTARTRPKLIGGKRAEYPDNQMR
- the rpiB gene encoding ribose 5-phosphate isomerase B encodes the protein MRVILASDHGGVNLRQEIANLLKESNIDFEDIGCDCEDSVDYPDYAIPAAERVASGEFDKGILICGTGIGMSISANKVKGIRAALVHDVFSAKATREHNNSNMITMGERVIGPGLAVEIVKTWLHTEFQAGRHENRINKISEYEEK